A part of Gemmatimonas groenlandica genomic DNA contains:
- a CDS encoding alginate export family protein produces MTRSADDRPSARGAAIARWGPTLLRWYVAATFLGFHGRHKAQELIVGNRAFVETVAALGFPAPAAFAALAVGAQLGAGLCLLLGLATRPAAVALASTMVVAVIDKWPLGFLALEPALTYIVIAGALTLTGAGAVAMDTRLEQPAWEWFARHARAALRSCRRFGISSVILLGIAVATASLRAPAAAAQSPSLGAIELGGEVRLFMERYGWEDFGVDAIPRDAYLLQRYMLHARLSRPTIWLAPAAFLQLKSGLASGREGSARPADVDRLDVHQAYVEVGGAARRRRVALRLGRQELFYGSARLINFREGENVRQSFDAVRLSVSGWAGPRSPRQDQARVDIFVASPAMTRRGVFDDGIDRTRTLWGAYAAGLRVPGATKKAGLRVDGYYIGHWRRGARFDQNASGPPRRELRHTLGTRLWGAVALNGTVIDYNWEPMLQFGAFGDGPAAGRIRAWTLATETGVRWPHTPLSPRISLRADVASGDRDRDNADLQTFHPLYPRGDYFGLLSPVGPANVRDLHPRLEVEPWRGASLSVEWLVYWRDSAADGVYNPVGVPLRTGARTSARFVGHQPGVELEWEVNRRVTLLATAGAFVVGPYVRETAPASARRNITYLGGYAAYRF; encoded by the coding sequence ATGACCCGCTCTGCCGACGACAGGCCGTCCGCGCGCGGTGCAGCCATCGCCCGTTGGGGGCCGACCCTGCTCCGCTGGTATGTGGCGGCCACGTTCCTTGGCTTCCACGGACGACACAAGGCGCAGGAGCTGATTGTCGGCAACCGCGCGTTCGTTGAAACGGTCGCTGCATTGGGCTTCCCTGCGCCTGCTGCCTTCGCGGCGCTCGCCGTTGGGGCTCAGCTTGGCGCTGGCCTATGCCTGCTGCTCGGGCTCGCGACGCGACCGGCCGCCGTCGCACTTGCGAGCACCATGGTCGTGGCCGTCATCGACAAATGGCCGCTCGGATTTCTGGCGCTGGAGCCAGCGCTCACGTACATCGTGATCGCGGGAGCCCTCACGCTCACCGGCGCCGGTGCGGTCGCGATGGATACGCGACTCGAGCAACCTGCATGGGAATGGTTCGCCCGGCACGCGCGCGCCGCTCTCCGATCGTGCCGACGATTCGGCATCAGCTCGGTGATACTGCTCGGGATCGCTGTCGCCACCGCGAGCCTGCGTGCTCCGGCCGCTGCTGCGCAATCCCCATCATTGGGAGCGATCGAGTTGGGCGGCGAGGTGCGCTTGTTCATGGAACGCTATGGATGGGAAGACTTCGGCGTCGACGCGATTCCTCGTGATGCATACCTTCTGCAGCGCTACATGCTGCACGCCCGCCTCAGTCGTCCAACGATCTGGCTCGCGCCAGCAGCATTTCTGCAGTTGAAGAGCGGGCTGGCGAGCGGACGTGAGGGCAGTGCGCGGCCGGCAGACGTGGACCGGTTGGACGTGCATCAGGCCTACGTCGAAGTCGGAGGCGCAGCGCGACGGCGCCGTGTTGCCCTGCGCCTCGGTCGACAAGAGTTGTTTTATGGGTCCGCACGCCTGATCAACTTCCGCGAAGGCGAGAACGTGAGACAGAGCTTCGACGCGGTGCGCTTGTCCGTCAGCGGCTGGGCGGGACCGCGCTCACCGCGGCAAGACCAGGCGCGCGTGGACATCTTCGTCGCCTCGCCGGCGATGACGCGGCGCGGCGTCTTCGACGACGGGATCGACCGCACACGCACGCTGTGGGGGGCGTACGCCGCAGGTCTCAGGGTGCCCGGCGCGACGAAGAAAGCAGGTCTTCGCGTCGACGGCTACTACATCGGACATTGGCGACGCGGGGCACGGTTCGATCAGAATGCGAGCGGCCCGCCACGGCGTGAACTTCGCCACACCCTGGGCACGCGGTTGTGGGGAGCCGTCGCGCTCAACGGAACGGTTATCGACTACAACTGGGAGCCGATGCTGCAGTTCGGAGCATTCGGCGATGGCCCCGCGGCGGGCCGCATACGTGCGTGGACCCTGGCCACAGAGACTGGTGTGCGCTGGCCGCACACGCCGTTGTCACCACGAATCTCACTGCGGGCGGACGTCGCAAGCGGTGACCGCGATCGCGACAACGCGGACCTGCAAACGTTTCATCCACTGTATCCGCGCGGCGACTACTTTGGTCTCCTCTCACCCGTCGGCCCCGCGAATGTCCGCGACCTGCACCCGCGACTGGAAGTGGAGCCCTGGCGGGGGGCGTCACTCTCCGTCGAGTGGCTCGTATACTGGCGGGATAGCGCCGCCGACGGCGTTTACAATCCGGTGGGCGTGCCACTTCGCACGGGGGCACGAACGTCGGCACGCTTCGTCGGCCATCAGCCCGGCGTGGAGCTGGAATGGGAGGTCAACCGGCGTGTCACCCTGCTGGCGACAGCGGGCGCATTCGTGGTGGGCCCGTACGTGCGGGAGACAGCGCCGGCGAGCGCGCGTCGCAACATCACGTACCTCGGCGGATATGCTGCGTATCGGTTCTAG